A genomic segment from Microcella flavibacter encodes:
- a CDS encoding glutamate ligase domain-containing protein, which translates to MTIVVDDVQHGLEGAIVEVRRGDETGTIRLAALGDAVVDAALAMLESTLAEGVSWPDALAAAARTPEIPGRCRRIELGNGALLLDDTLARTRHEVGRSLKVLADATRGRTRSLAVLGELDSEPAEWFEEHDGLGRLVVRLDVSQLIVVGHGARHTATAAGLEGSWDGESVLVADLDEAYAVLRSHLRPGDALLISAAARTPLADLVDRLTQEASW; encoded by the coding sequence ATGACGATCGTGGTCGATGACGTGCAGCACGGCCTCGAGGGCGCCATCGTCGAGGTGCGCCGCGGCGACGAGACGGGCACGATCCGGCTCGCCGCGCTCGGCGACGCCGTCGTCGACGCGGCCCTCGCGATGCTCGAGTCCACCCTCGCCGAGGGGGTGAGCTGGCCGGATGCCCTCGCCGCCGCCGCCCGCACCCCCGAGATCCCCGGCCGCTGCCGCCGCATCGAGCTCGGCAACGGCGCCCTGCTGCTCGACGACACCCTGGCGCGGACCCGGCACGAGGTCGGCCGCTCGCTCAAGGTGCTCGCCGACGCCACGCGCGGCCGCACCCGCTCGCTCGCCGTGCTCGGCGAGCTCGACTCCGAGCCCGCCGAGTGGTTCGAGGAGCACGACGGCCTCGGCCGTCTCGTCGTGCGGCTCGACGTCTCGCAGCTCATCGTCGTCGGGCACGGCGCCCGGCACACCGCGACCGCGGCCGGGCTCGAGGGCTCGTGGGACGGGGAGTCGGTGCTCGTCGCCGACCTCGACGAGGCCTACGCTGTGCTGCGATCGCACCTCCGACCGGGCGACGCGCTGCTCATCAGCGCGGCGGCCCGCACCCCGCTGGCCGACCTGGTCGACCGCCTGACCCAGGAGGCCTCGTGGTAG